The Natrinema pellirubrum DSM 15624 region GATCGCGGTCGCTCATCGGGTTCGACTCGGGACCGGCGGCGCAAGTATCCCGCCGTTCCGGAAGGATTTCGGCCTCGCCGTTCCTCGGTCGGTCCGTGACGGACGACGCCGACCACACCCTCGCCGACGAGATCCTCGCCCGCGCGCGGATCCACGCCCGCGAGGTCGTCGCCGAACACGACCTGCCGGTCGACCTCGAGGCACTCGAGTGGGCGGTCTCGACGCGGGCCAAACGGCGGGCGGGTGCGTGTCGATGGGACGCCGAGACCGAAACGGCGACGATCGTACTGGCGCGGCGGGCCTACGAGGCCTACGAGTGGCCCGCCTTCGCGGGAATCGTCAGACACGAACTCGTCCACGCCTGGGAGTTCCAGGCGTTCGGCGAGTCGGGTCACGGGTCGCGGTTTCGCGAGCGGGCCGCCGCGCTCGAGGCGCCACGGCACTGCGAGGAGTTCGCCGACCCGCGCTACGTCCTGCGGTGTCTCGAGCCGGAGTGTGACTGGCACGCGAAGCGCCACCGGGCGTCGAAGCCGGTCAAATCGCCCGACGGCTACCGCTGTGGGGCCTGCGGTGGGTCCTACGAGGTCGAACACGTCGACAGCGGCCGGACGTGGACGACCGCCGGCGGCTACGGCGGCGCGAAAGCGGCGCTGAGCGAGGAGTGGTAGGCGGGCCGCTCGAGCGGGGAACCGAACCGGTGCGAGCGCGGAAGGCTTATTCGACTCACACTACCTGTTTCGAGTATGGGAATACTCGATCTCATGCTGGGCAGTCCGGGCGAGGGCGAACAGGGCGTCGCGGCCAAGTCGTACACGCTGCCGAAAGAGACCCACGAGTTCGTCTACCCCGTCGCGGTCCGGCGCGCGGAGGTCGAGGCCTTCGCGGAGCTACTTGCGGCCGAGGCCGACGCCCCGGCGCTCGAGGGCGGCACCGAGGACGTCCAGGCGGTTCTCGACGGGATGATCGAAGAGGGCGCGGTCGACGCCGAAGAACTGACCGAACGGATGCAGGGGCCCCGCGGCGAGGTCGAGCCCGTGATCGAGGACTGGCAGGCGCGTCTCGAGGGCGACATCGGCGTAGTCTACGCCCGGCCGGGCACCTACGAGAACCTGCTGGCGTTCGTGAAGTTCTGTAAGCGCCGCGACGACGATACGAGCGACGAGTTCACGGTTCCGGAGAACTTCGCCGACGCGGCCGCCCTGCTCAAGCGCCTCGAGACGGGGACCGACACCCAGTACCGGGCCGTGATCCATACCGACCTCCTGCCCGACGAGTAGCGATCAGACGATCGTGTCGAAGGCCTCGAGCGACGCGAGTTCGTAGGTCGGCTCGTGATCGCGCGGACCGTCGGCGTCGGTCGCCAACCACGCCGAGTCCAGCCCCATCGCGTTGGCTCCGGCGATATCGGCATGGAGGGAGTCGCCGACGTGGATCGCCGCGTCCGGCCCGACCTCGAGTTCGGCCAGCGCGTGTTCGAAGGGGGCCGCGTGCGGTTTCGGGTGGATCCCAGCACTTGGCTCCGTGAAGACACGGACGTCGAACGCGTCCGCAATGTCCAGCGC contains the following coding sequences:
- a CDS encoding SprT family zinc-dependent metalloprotease produces the protein MTDDADHTLADEILARARIHAREVVAEHDLPVDLEALEWAVSTRAKRRAGACRWDAETETATIVLARRAYEAYEWPAFAGIVRHELVHAWEFQAFGESGHGSRFRERAAALEAPRHCEEFADPRYVLRCLEPECDWHAKRHRASKPVKSPDGYRCGACGGSYEVEHVDSGRTWTTAGGYGGAKAALSEEW